The following DNA comes from Methanomassiliicoccales archaeon LGM-DZ1.
AGAACAGATGTCCGAAGAACACGTTCTTCGGCTTGGAGAGCGGGCCGTCCGGAACAGCGAACACGAGGACGGCCGTGGCACCGAACGAGGTCACCAGATAAGGGTCGTTGAACTCGAGGTCCGCCCAGGCCGTGACCGCGATGCCGACGAACGCCCCGATGAAGGTTATCTGGAGCTTCCTCGGGTCCTTCTCGGTCGGATGGAAGTATCCCTGAAGTTTGCTCATGCACCCGCGGACCTGCGCCCGCATATAAATACGGTAGGTTTCCGTCCGGATACGCTGGGATCCTGTCTTCCCTTCTCCGGAAATGTGCCTGTCACCTGCCGGGCGCGGGATGCATGCGAACGTTTATGTATGCCCGACGGAGGAATGGAGAAGGATGACTTACATCGTGATCCTCAACGGCAGCCCCCGTCCCCGGGGGAACACCGCTTCGATGATAGACGCCTTCGAGAAGGAGGCCGCGAAGCTCGGGATCGAGGTGCGCAGGTACAACATGTTCAGCCTGAACATCCGCGACTGCAAGGAATGCAACGCCTGCTACCGCGCAGGCGGCAAGCCCTGCATCCAGAAGGACGACTTCAACCCCATCGCCGAGGACATCAGGCGCGCCGACGGCGTGATCTTCTCCTCTCCGGTCTTCTGGTTCTCCATGACCGCCAACCTCAAACTCATCATGGACAGGATGTACTGCTACAGCGGGCTCGGCTTCGACGTGGGCGAGAAGAAGGTCGGCATCATAGCCGCGGCCGGGGATGATGAGGAGGACACCTTCGAGTGCCTGGTGGACCCCATCGAGAAATCCTGCGACCTCCTGAACTGGAACGTCGTGGGGAAGGTCCTCGCCGGGAACGTGATGGAGATGTCCGACGCGGACAAGGCCGGATGGCCCGCCAAGGCCGCCGAGCTGGCACATGCGTTCGTCTGACATCGGTACGGACGAAGATCATCGCAGAGAATCGCGGAAGAAAAGGAGGGATCGCATAATATGAAGGTGATGTTGGTCAACGGCAGCCCCCATGAGCACGGATGCACCTACACCGCGCTGAAGGAGGCCGCCGACGCTCTGGAGAAGAACGGGATAGAAGCGGAGATCATGTGGATCGGCAAGGATGCCATGTACGGCTGCTCCGCCTGCGGATACTGCAAGAGGAGCGGGAAAGGCTGCATCAGGAAGGATTCGGTCAACGACGTCCTTGAAAGGATCGATTCCATCGACGGCTTCGTGTTCGGGGCGCCGGTCTACTACTCCGGGCCCGACGGCCAGCTCACGGCGTGGATGGACAGGCTGTTCTATGCCAGCGTCGGCAGGATGGCCGGGAAGGTGGCCGCCTCCGTCGTGTCCTGCCGCAGAGGGGGCGCCAGCGCCGCCTTCGAGCGCCTCAACCAGTACTACCTCATGAGCAGGATGATCGTCCCCGGGGCGACCTACTGGAACCAGGTCCACGGGGACACCCCGGACGAGGTCCGCCAGGACCTCGAGGGGATGCAGAACATGCGCATCCTCGCCGGGTACATCGCCTGGATCCTCAAGTGCATCGACGCCGGCAGGAAGGCGGGCGTGCCCGCGCCGCCCTCTGAGGCGAAGGTCTTCACGAACTTCATACGCTGAGGAAGGGAAGGGGTATGCCGGGCCGCCGCGAAAGGCGGCCGGGCGCGCCCTCAGCCCTGCCTCAGAGATTCTATCCATTCGCGCCCGCGGGCGTACTTCGACATCCGCTCCTCGTCGAACAGGTAGTCCTCGGTGAGCCTGTAGACCAGGCGCTTCATCATCCTGTCGTCCTCTATGGCCTCGTCGAGCGATTCGAACTCGAGCTCGCAGACCGGGGCCGATCTGGCGCCGGTGCGGGGGTCCACGTACACGACGCTGTCGTAATCGGCCGTGTACTTCCTGACATTCGAAGATATGACGAACTCGCACCGGGTTATCTCGGCGGCCAGTTTCGGCATCGGGTCGATGGTGTCCGTCCCGAGGTAGTTCCGCGCATGGTCCTCCAGCGCCTTCATCCTGTCGAACCCCGGGACGTTGACCACCCTGGTCTCGACCTCGCGGCGGGAGAGCCCCATGCCGCTCCTGATGCTGGGCATCTTCACCGTGACATAGCCGGTGATGCCCTCGTCGCGGAAGCGCAGGACGATGCCCCGGTCCGCGAACGTGTCCCCCGGGTCGGTGTAATAGGTGTCGGTGTGCTTCTTCACCGATGCGTCCCCGCATGAGAACCCCTCCCTGGAGATGACTGAGCGCAGCCTCTGCAGGGCCGGGCCGGGATCGTCCGAGAACACGAACGGCCCCGAGTCCGCATAGAGCTTGATCTCGTTCTCCGTCCTAACGTCCGTCATGGTATCGCATATGCGAACGTTCCGCAGGGCTATAAAAGCGCGCTGCGAAGGCCTGCGGATCAGTTCTTTCCGCGGAACGACTTGTCGGTGCCCTCGATATAGGAGCAGATGATCTTCCTCTCGGCGGTCCTAAGGGCCACGTTGAGGGTGGATTTGGAGCATCCCAGGATGCCCGAGAGCTCGTCGAGGTCCATCTTCCTGGGCACGGCGTAATATCCGCGGGCGTAGGCCTCGCTGAGGTACTTCTCCTCCTTGGGAGTGAGGGTCATCTCGTCGCCGAACTTCCCTCCGGCAAGGAACTTGATCCTGTAGCCGTAGTCGCGGAGGGCCGACATGAGGCCGTGGACGGTGGAGGAGTCCGGGCCGACGATGGTCCACTCCACCAGGTTGTTCTCCAGCGGGACGGAGGACATGAGGAAGCACTTGTTCTTGCTGATCAGCGAGCAGATGAAGCAGCTGTGGTTGGTGATCATCGCTGTGTAATGGGTGGAGCTGATCCTCTCTATACTGCACTCGCCCAGGTCGGTCTTGGTGACGCCCTCTTCCAGGACATCCTTGTCCTGGGTTATGACCCTCATCATGGAGATGCCCTCTCCGGCGTTGGTGGACGAGCATTTGATGACCTGTATCGAAACATCCGCTCCCTCGGGAATGGGGATCAGCCTGCGGCAGGGATGCTCCTCGTATGGCATGCTGCGGTCGATCATCAGTCTGCAGTAGTACATCGGATTACCACCCATCCAAGCGGAGTTGGATTATATTAAACATGCTTAGAATGTATCAAAACGATACTTAAATCCCATCCAACAGATCTGGCCTATCGGGGTTATAGAAAAACTTAACCGCGAAAACAGGAAGGGGCGTGTGAAAAGGTTTTATACGAGGTCCCGAAGGGCCCCGGGCCGGCCGGGGCTCAGGCGGAGAGCTTGGACGCGGCGGCGTCCACGTACGCCTTCCAGGCCTTCTCGAGGTCGGGCCTCTGCACGGTCTCGATGACGTACTTCGCGAACTCCTCGCCGGTGGCGCCGGTGGACCTGCCGGTCATGACCAGCTTCTTCTCGAACTGGACGCAGACATCGAGCGCCATGTCGAGCTTCCTGGCCTTCTCGGTCTCGCCGATGTGCTCGAGCATCATCGCGACGGCCTTGATCATCGAGCAGGGGTCGGCGTACTTGGCGCGGCCCTCGGTGACCATCCTGGGCGCGGAGCCGTGGATGGCCTCGAACATGGCGTACCTCTTGCCGACGTTGGCCGATCCGGCTGTTCCGACGCCTCCCTGGATCTGCGCCGCCTCGTCGGTGATGATGTCGCCGTAGAGGTTGGGGAGCACGAACACGCGGAAGTTGGACCTGCGGGCCGGGTCGAGCAGCTTGGCGGTGGTTATGTCAATGAACCAGTCGTCCCACCTGACCTCAGGGTAGTCCTTCGCGACCTTCTCGGCGATGGACAGGAACTTCCCGTCGGTGGTCTTGATGATATTGGCCTTCGTGATGACGGAGACGTAGTTGGCGCCGGACTTCTTCGCGTAGTCGAACCCGGCCCTGAGGATCCTCTCGGTCCCCTGGGTGGTGGCGACGCAGTAGTCGATGGCCAGGTCGTCGGTGACGTTGATCCCATTGGAGCCGACGGCGTAGGACCCCTCGGTGTTCTCCCTGAAGAACCTCCAGTCGATGCCGAGCTCCGGGACCTTGACGGGGCGGATGTTAGCGAAGAGGTCGAGCTGCTTCCTCATGGCGACGTTGGCGGACTCGATGTTGGGCCAGGGGTCGCCCTTCTTGGGGGTGGTGGTCGGGCCCTTGAGGATGACATGGCACTGCTTCAGCTGCTCCATGACGTCGTCGGGGATGGCCTTCATGGTCTCCACGCGGTGCTCGATGGTGAGCCCGTCGATGTCCCTGATCTCGACCTTCCCGGCCTTGATCTTATCAGCCAGGAGGAACTCGAGGACCTTCTCGGCGTCCTTGCAGATGTAGGGGCCGATCCCGTCCCCTCCGCAGACTCCGATGATGAGCTTGTCCAGCTTGGAGTAGTCCGTCCAATCCGGTTCGTTCTTCAGCCTCTCGACCCTCTCAAGCTGCTGCCTGAGGAGGGCGCCGTACTGTTCCTGGGCCTTCTTGATTGCCTGCTCGTCGACCATTTCGATCGATAGTGCATCTGGCACGTGCGTTTAAAACTATGCGCGCGCAGGAACGGGGCTGCCGGGGCGGTCCGCATGCGCGGGCCGCGCCGGGCTCATTCGCCGCCCAGGGCCTGTCTGAGGGTGCGCCATCCGAGCATGGCGCACTTCACGCGCGCCGGCATGTGCGAGACGTCCGCGAGGCAGCCGGCCTCTCCCAGCTCGCCGATCTCATCGGGACCGGCCTCGCCTTTGATCATGCGCATGAAGATGTCCGCGAGGCGGAGGGCGTCCTCCCCGGTGCGGCCGATGACCAGGTCGCACATCATGTCGGCGGACGCCTGCGACACCGCGCATCCGCTGCCGGAGAAGGCGGCGTCCTCTATCTTCCCGTCCTGCCCGACCTTCAGCTGCAGGACGATGTCGTCGCCGCAGCTGGGGTTCACCCCCTCCAGCTCCGCGGTGGGGCCTTCGATCCTCCGCTTGTTCCCCGGATGGAGGTTGTGGTCGGTCAGGATCTCCCCGTAGAACGTGTCAGTCGGCATACCCCATCTCCCTCCTGATCTTGGAGAGCGAGGCGGCGAGCCTGTCGATCTCCTCCTTCGTGTTGTAGAAGGCGAAGCTCGCCCTCACGGTCGCCGAGACCGGTGACCCGTCCGCGTTCTTTATGAAGGCCATCAGCGGCTGGGCGCAGTGGTGGCCGGCGCGCACCGCGATGCCGTCCGCGTCGAGGATGGACGCCACGTCGTGCGGGTGCACCCCGTCCAGGGTGAAGGTGACGATCCCGATGTGCTCCGCCGGGTCCTCCGACCCGATGATATGCACTCCTTTGACCGCCTTCAGCTTCTCCATCGCGTAGGCGGTCAGCATCTCCTCCCTCTGCCGGATGTCCTCCATGCCCACAGACCAGATGTACTCAATGGCCGCCTCCAGCCCCACGGCCCCTCCCACGTTCACCGTGCCGGCCTCGAACTTGTGCGGGACCTCCGCGAAGGTGGCGCTGTCGCGGCGGACGTACTCTATCATCTCGCCTCCGGTCATGAACGGGGGCATCTTCTCCAGGTACTGCATCTTCCCATAGAGCACGCCGATGCCCATCGGCGCGTACATCTTGTGGCCGGAGAAGGCCAGGAAGTCGACGTCCAGGGCCTGCACGTCCACCGGGATGTGCGGGACGCTCTGCGCCCCGTCGCAGACGAACACGCTGCCGTTCTCGTGGGCGATGCGCGCGAACTTCCCGACATCGTACAGCCTGCCGAGGACGTTCGAGACCTGAGCCATGGAGACTATCTTGGTCCTGGGCGTGAGGGCGGAGCGGAAGGCCTCTTCCGTTACAGTCCCGTCCTGCTCGCACTCGATGTACCTGAGCTTCGCGCCCGCGTGCCTGACGGCCTGCTGCCAGGGCAGGATGTTGCTGTGGTGCTCGAACACCGTCACCAGGACCTCGTCCCCCGGGCGGAGGAGGAGCTCCCCCAGGCTGTAGGCAACGAGGTTCAGCGCCTCGGTCGCATTCCTGGTGAAGATCACCTCTTCCGGCCGGGAGGCGTTGATGAACCCCGCGACGGTCCTGCGGGCATGCTCGTGGGCCTCGGTGGCCTCCTCGCTGAGCGCGTAGACTCCCCTGTAGGGGTTCGCGTTCGCGGTGCGGTAGAACCGCTCGACCGCATCCATCACGCACTGCGCCCTCTGCGCCGTGGCGGCGTTGTCCAGATAGGCGACGGTGCTGTCCCTGAGCAGCGGGAAGTCCTTCCTGAGCTCCGCTGCTTTCTTCTCATCAATCATTCATCTCCCTCCTCTGCGCCGGCGTCGAAGAAACGCTCGGCCTCCAGCCTTATCCCGGCGTCCGGGATCATGCGGCACAGCTTCCTGAGACGGGAATCCGCGATCGCCCTGCAGGCGGTCTCCGCGTCTATCCCCCGGGAGCCCATGTAGAACAGGACGTCATCGCCGAGCCTCCCGATGGTGGCCCCGTGGTCGCCCTCGACGTCCTCCTCCGCGCACAGTATCAGGGGGACGGTCTTGTTCTCCACCCCGTCGTCGAACATCAGTATGTCCTCCTTCTCGCTCCCCTTGGACCCGGAGCACCCGCTGCGGAAGTCGATAGTCCCGCGGAAGGTCTTCTTGGACCTGCCGCGCAGGGAGCCTTCGGCGTCCATGCGGGACTCTGTCCTCTTACCGCGGTGCACCGCCTCATAGTTCATGTCGAGGACCGTGTCCCCGCCGATCATGTACCCGACGTCCGCCCCGAGGCGGCTGGAATCGCCGGCGAGGTCGATGCTGCGGCCGGTGTATATCTCCCGCCCTCCCAGGATCGCATCGGCAAGGTCGGCGGAGGCCCTGTCCCCCAGCCTCCCGCCGACGTCGCTGATCAGGCGGAACCCGCTGCCCAGGAGGTCTACCTGCACCAGGCGGACCTTCGCTCCGGGGGCGGCGTCGATCAAGGTCTGCACTGCCGCCTGCCCTCCGGCATCGGCGGATGACGAGAGCACCATGACGGCGGTCATCTCGGAACCCTCCCCGGCGCGCAGGACGAGGCGGAACGCCTGGCTCCTGCCGCCGGCGAGGTCCGCGCGGATGATGACAGGTTCTGCAGGCCTCTTCCCTGCGGGGACCGTTATCTCATATGCCTTATCCCCGGCGGCGTAGATAAGACGGGCCATGTCGGGGCCGCAGCCGGTCCTCATGCCACTGAGGTCCTCCGCGTCCGTCCTGGAGACGGTCACCGGAGACCCGGCCGGGACCGTTATCTCCGGCGCGGCGGCCTCCGGGATGTCCGCGCTCACATCGGCATGGTTCACCCCGAGCCATTTCCAGGTGGGGGACGGCAGCCTGTCGATGCTGATGTCCATCTTCCCTTCTCCGGGCATCATGCTCCCCCCTTCATCTCGAGGTTGATCAGGTTGTTCATCTCCGCGGCATATTCCAGCGGGAGCTCCTTGGACACGTTCCCGGCGAAACCGCTGACGATCATCGCGCGGGCGTCCTCTTCAGATATCCCTCTCGACATAAGGTAGAACACCGCATCGTCGCTGATCTTGCCTATGCGCGCCTCATGTCCCACATCGGCGTCGTTCGTCCTGATGTCCATCGCCGGGACGGTGTCGGACCTCGAAATGCCGTCGACCATCAGCGACTGGCAGGACACGAACGCCTTGCTGCCCTTGGCCTGCGGGTTCACGACCACCGCGCTCCTGAAGATGCTGGCTCCCCCGTCCTTGGAGATCGATTTTGTGCTGATGTGCGACGAGGTGCAGGGGGCGTTGTGGACGACCTTGGCGCCGGTGTCCAGCTCCTGCCCCTTCCCGGCGAAGGTTATGCCGGTGAACTCGCAGCTCGCACCCCTGCCCTGCAGGATGCTCATCGGGTACAGGTACGAGGTGTGCGATCCGAACGATCCGGAGACCCATTCGATCTTGCCGCCCTCCTCCACCCTCGCCCTCTTGGTGTTGAGGTTGTACATGTTCTTCGACCAGTTCTCTATCGTGGAGTAGCGCAGGGTCGCATTCCTGCCGACGTAGAGCTCGACGCATCCGGCGTGCAGGTTGGCGACGTTGTACTTCGGCGCCGAGCACCCCTCGATGAAATGCAGGTACGCCCCTTCGCCGACGATGATGAGCGTGTGCTCGAACTGCCCCGCGCCCTTCGCGTTCAGCCGGAAGTACGACTGCAGCGGGAAGTCGAGGTGCACCCCGGGCGGGACGTAGACGAACGACCCGCCGGACCACACGGCCCCGTGGAGGGCGGCGAACTTGTGGTCCCCCGGCGGCACGAGCTTCATGAAGTGCTCGCGCACCATATCGGCGTACTCCCCGCGCATGGCGCTCTCGATGTCCGTGTAGACAACGCCCTGCTTGGCTGCCTCGTCCTTCACATTGTGGTAGACGAGCTCGGAATCATACTGCGCGCCCACTCCTGCGAGCGATTTGCGCTCCGCCTCCGGGATGCCGAGCTTCTCGAAGGTGTCCTTGATGTCCTTGGGCACGTCCTTCCAATCGCCCTGCATCTTCGCGTTCGGGCGGACGTAGGTAGCGATCCTGCCGATGTCCAGGCCGTCGATCGAAGGCCCCCAGTCCGGCACGGGCATCCTGTTGTAGATGTCCAGGCACTTCAGCCTGAACTCGCGCATCCACTGCGGGTCCCCCTTCTCGTCGGAGATCCTGCCGACGATCTCCGGCGTGAGGCCTTCCTCCATCCTGAAGGAGTCGTCCTCGGGGTTCCGGAAATCGTAGATGCTCCGGCCGCTGTCGGCATCCCGGACCTTCTCCCTGATGCTGTCCCTGCCTTCGCTCATGCTCGTACTCCGCGAATCCGTTCCGGTTGATCCCGTCGATCATGGAAGGCCCTCCGGCGGCCGCCAGCCTCCCCTGCACCATGACGTGGACCCTGTCGATGTCCAGGGAATCGAGGATGCGGGTGCTGTGGGTGATGACCAGCAGGGACCCTCCGACGGTCTCCCTGTAACGCTCGATACCGGCCGACACCGTGCGGACCGCATCGACGTCCAGCCCTGAGTCCGTCTCGTCCAGGATGGCCAGGTCGGGCTTCAGCATCAGCAGTTGCAGCACCTCGGCCTTCTTCTTCTCCCCTCCGGAGAAGCCCACGTTGAGCTCCCTGTCGAGATAGGAGATGTCC
Coding sequences within:
- a CDS encoding SUF system NifU family Fe-S cluster assembly protein, whose product is MPTDTFYGEILTDHNLHPGNKRRIEGPTAELEGVNPSCGDDIVLQLKVGQDGKIEDAAFSGSGCAVSQASADMMCDLVIGRTGEDALRLADIFMRMIKGEAGPDEIGELGEAGCLADVSHMPARVKCAMLGWRTLRQALGGE
- a CDS encoding CYTH domain-containing protein — protein: MTDVRTENEIKLYADSGPFVFSDDPGPALQRLRSVISREGFSCGDASVKKHTDTYYTDPGDTFADRGIVLRFRDEGITGYVTVKMPSIRSGMGLSRREVETRVVNVPGFDRMKALEDHARNYLGTDTIDPMPKLAAEITRCEFVISSNVRKYTADYDSVVYVDPRTGARSAPVCELEFESLDEAIEDDRMMKRLVYRLTEDYLFDEERMSKYARGREWIESLRQG
- a CDS encoding SufD family Fe-S cluster assembly protein yields the protein MMPGEGKMDISIDRLPSPTWKWLGVNHADVSADIPEAAAPEITVPAGSPVTVSRTDAEDLSGMRTGCGPDMARLIYAAGDKAYEITVPAGKRPAEPVIIRADLAGGRSQAFRLVLRAGEGSEMTAVMVLSSSADAGGQAAVQTLIDAAPGAKVRLVQVDLLGSGFRLISDVGGRLGDRASADLADAILGGREIYTGRSIDLAGDSSRLGADVGYMIGGDTVLDMNYEAVHRGKRTESRMDAEGSLRGRSKKTFRGTIDFRSGCSGSKGSEKEDILMFDDGVENKTVPLILCAEEDVEGDHGATIGRLGDDVLFYMGSRGIDAETACRAIADSRLRKLCRMIPDAGIRLEAERFFDAGAEEGDE
- a CDS encoding isocitrate/isopropylmalate family dehydrogenase, with amino-acid sequence MVDEQAIKKAQEQYGALLRQQLERVERLKNEPDWTDYSKLDKLIIGVCGGDGIGPYICKDAEKVLEFLLADKIKAGKVEIRDIDGLTIEHRVETMKAIPDDVMEQLKQCHVILKGPTTTPKKGDPWPNIESANVAMRKQLDLFANIRPVKVPELGIDWRFFRENTEGSYAVGSNGINVTDDLAIDYCVATTQGTERILRAGFDYAKKSGANYVSVITKANIIKTTDGKFLSIAEKVAKDYPEVRWDDWFIDITTAKLLDPARRSNFRVFVLPNLYGDIITDEAAQIQGGVGTAGSANVGKRYAMFEAIHGSAPRMVTEGRAKYADPCSMIKAVAMMLEHIGETEKARKLDMALDVCVQFEKKLVMTGRSTGATGEEFAKYVIETVQRPDLEKAWKAYVDAAASKLSA
- a CDS encoding helix-turn-helix domain-containing protein, whose amino-acid sequence is MYYCRLMIDRSMPYEEHPCRRLIPIPEGADVSIQVIKCSSTNAGEGISMMRVITQDKDVLEEGVTKTDLGECSIERISSTHYTAMITNHSCFICSLISKNKCFLMSSVPLENNLVEWTIVGPDSSTVHGLMSALRDYGYRIKFLAGGKFGDEMTLTPKEEKYLSEAYARGYYAVPRKMDLDELSGILGCSKSTLNVALRTAERKIICSYIEGTDKSFRGKN
- the sufB gene encoding Fe-S cluster assembly protein SufB, which encodes MSEGRDSIREKVRDADSGRSIYDFRNPEDDSFRMEEGLTPEIVGRISDEKGDPQWMREFRLKCLDIYNRMPVPDWGPSIDGLDIGRIATYVRPNAKMQGDWKDVPKDIKDTFEKLGIPEAERKSLAGVGAQYDSELVYHNVKDEAAKQGVVYTDIESAMRGEYADMVREHFMKLVPPGDHKFAALHGAVWSGGSFVYVPPGVHLDFPLQSYFRLNAKGAGQFEHTLIIVGEGAYLHFIEGCSAPKYNVANLHAGCVELYVGRNATLRYSTIENWSKNMYNLNTKRARVEEGGKIEWVSGSFGSHTSYLYPMSILQGRGASCEFTGITFAGKGQELDTGAKVVHNAPCTSSHISTKSISKDGGASIFRSAVVVNPQAKGSKAFVSCQSLMVDGISRSDTVPAMDIRTNDADVGHEARIGKISDDAVFYLMSRGISEEDARAMIVSGFAGNVSKELPLEYAAEMNNLINLEMKGGA
- a CDS encoding cysteine desulfurase, yielding MIDEKKAAELRKDFPLLRDSTVAYLDNAATAQRAQCVMDAVERFYRTANANPYRGVYALSEEATEAHEHARRTVAGFINASRPEEVIFTRNATEALNLVAYSLGELLLRPGDEVLVTVFEHHSNILPWQQAVRHAGAKLRYIECEQDGTVTEEAFRSALTPRTKIVSMAQVSNVLGRLYDVGKFARIAHENGSVFVCDGAQSVPHIPVDVQALDVDFLAFSGHKMYAPMGIGVLYGKMQYLEKMPPFMTGGEMIEYVRRDSATFAEVPHKFEAGTVNVGGAVGLEAAIEYIWSVGMEDIRQREEMLTAYAMEKLKAVKGVHIIGSEDPAEHIGIVTFTLDGVHPHDVASILDADGIAVRAGHHCAQPLMAFIKNADGSPVSATVRASFAFYNTKEEIDRLAASLSKIRREMGYAD
- a CDS encoding flavodoxin family protein, whose protein sequence is MKVMLVNGSPHEHGCTYTALKEAADALEKNGIEAEIMWIGKDAMYGCSACGYCKRSGKGCIRKDSVNDVLERIDSIDGFVFGAPVYYSGPDGQLTAWMDRLFYASVGRMAGKVAASVVSCRRGGASAAFERLNQYYLMSRMIVPGATYWNQVHGDTPDEVRQDLEGMQNMRILAGYIAWILKCIDAGRKAGVPAPPSEAKVFTNFIR
- a CDS encoding flavodoxin family protein, with protein sequence MTYIVILNGSPRPRGNTASMIDAFEKEAAKLGIEVRRYNMFSLNIRDCKECNACYRAGGKPCIQKDDFNPIAEDIRRADGVIFSSPVFWFSMTANLKLIMDRMYCYSGLGFDVGEKKVGIIAAAGDDEEDTFECLVDPIEKSCDLLNWNVVGKVLAGNVMEMSDADKAGWPAKAAELAHAFV